A section of the Clostridium omnivorum genome encodes:
- a CDS encoding AlbA family DNA-binding domain-containing protein — protein MDKKKLMNLIKREEGPKLDFKLKIDIDTESGRKELTKDIIAIGNSRGGRGFLIIGVEDKTKIIVGVENLSISEEQIQQIISSRCEPPIPISLEFVQVENKYVAVIAIYDGGQKPYQMRENGAFYIRRGSTTDTMRKEELVSALQENLALNVELCPIIHASLDCIDVKLVDEYFSSHSIEVNDENRFLLMENASIVTKDRELGEYFVTLGGLLVFSKTNYVYIPHNMIRIVNKVNKSTDEITIIQGDLISILEKSEEVLKKILPDNYPVEAIYEGVKNAVLYRDYTIFYKEIEVVVTEKSISIISPGILVRGKDPNSHDYLRRNMWIYEKLVSLDRKKRFIKSTRGFSKMKKAFKNKGKVMFVNSLEHNQFKVIYPGAIDR, from the coding sequence ATGGATAAGAAGAAACTAATGAATCTTATTAAAAGAGAAGAAGGTCCCAAACTGGACTTTAAACTTAAGATAGATATAGATACTGAAAGTGGAAGAAAAGAACTGACTAAAGATATTATAGCAATAGGAAATTCGAGAGGTGGGAGAGGGTTTCTAATTATTGGAGTAGAAGATAAAACCAAAATAATAGTGGGAGTAGAAAATTTATCTATTAGCGAAGAGCAAATTCAGCAGATTATAAGTTCTCGTTGTGAGCCTCCAATACCTATATCCTTGGAATTTGTCCAGGTTGAAAATAAGTATGTAGCTGTTATAGCAATTTATGATGGAGGTCAAAAACCTTACCAGATGAGAGAAAATGGAGCCTTTTATATTAGAAGAGGTTCTACAACCGATACTATGAGAAAAGAAGAGTTAGTTTCTGCACTTCAAGAAAACCTTGCTCTGAATGTAGAGCTTTGTCCAATAATCCATGCAAGTTTAGACTGTATAGATGTTAAACTTGTGGATGAGTATTTTTCTTCACATAGTATAGAGGTAAATGATGAAAATAGATTTTTACTTATGGAAAATGCATCAATTGTTACTAAGGATAGGGAGTTGGGAGAATATTTTGTAACTCTAGGAGGATTATTAGTATTTTCTAAAACAAACTATGTATATATTCCTCACAATATGATAAGAATAGTTAATAAGGTAAATAAATCCACGGATGAGATAACAATAATCCAAGGTGATTTAATATCTATTTTAGAAAAAAGTGAAGAAGTATTAAAAAAAATACTCCCTGACAATTACCCAGTTGAGGCTATATATGAAGGAGTAAAAAATGCAGTACTTTACAGAGATTACACTATTTTTTATAAGGAAATAGAGGTGGTAGTCACAGAGAAGAGTATTAGTATTATAAGCCCAGGAATATTAGTAAGAGGGAAAGATCCAAATAGTCATGATTACTTAAGAAGAAATATGTGGATTTATGAAAAGCTTGTTTCTCTTGACAGAAAAAAGAGATTTATAAAATCAACAAGAGGCTTTTCAAAGATGAAAAAGGCGTTTAAAAATAAGGGCAAAGTAATGTTTGTTAATTCTTTAGAGCATAACCAGTTTAAGGTTATTTATCCAGGTGCTATTGATAGATAA
- a CDS encoding GGDEF domain-containing protein produces the protein MDNNYNHDYEKKYEKLKKEYENYQGNTEKTLQDLSIKNTLLEKKLDVLSSIVEISTYINSMVSDENLIAMINDMIIGILGVTYSSICFLEGDKLAIKASNVPNPSEKMFDVLGLKDIAKGEPIVVNSLEPLFCNIREKVCIHSIIGVPVYIGEIYRGYIIVEHSLYDFFNSEHVTYITAIANQIGIALENNFLYKKLKETAIKDPLLGIYNRRHFFELVEHKIKVNPEGDFAIVMIDLDNFKRVNDLYGHQVGDNVLIEAARIISNSVNKEDIVARYGGEEIVLYINNVQDHEIIYRKINNIRVRINENSLETNGAKVKFSASFGIGYYEEGIRDLNKVLNVADTMMYNAKRWGKNMVVSA, from the coding sequence ATGGATAATAATTATAATCATGATTATGAAAAGAAATACGAAAAATTAAAAAAAGAATATGAAAATTATCAAGGCAATACGGAGAAGACCCTGCAAGATTTAAGTATAAAAAATACTTTGCTTGAAAAAAAGCTTGATGTACTCTCAAGTATAGTAGAAATAAGTACTTATATTAATTCAATGGTAAGTGATGAAAACCTCATTGCCATGATTAATGACATGATTATTGGTATTCTCGGAGTCACTTATTCTTCAATATGTTTTTTAGAAGGTGATAAACTTGCTATTAAGGCATCTAATGTACCAAACCCTAGCGAGAAAATGTTTGATGTATTAGGTTTAAAGGATATAGCAAAAGGGGAGCCAATTGTTGTAAATTCATTAGAACCTCTTTTTTGTAATATAAGAGAAAAGGTATGCATACACTCTATAATTGGTGTTCCTGTATATATAGGTGAAATTTACAGAGGTTATATTATAGTAGAACATTCACTTTATGACTTTTTTAATAGCGAACATGTAACCTATATTACAGCAATAGCTAATCAGATTGGAATAGCTCTAGAAAATAACTTTTTATATAAAAAGCTTAAGGAAACCGCAATAAAGGATCCACTGCTTGGCATTTACAATAGACGACATTTCTTTGAATTAGTAGAACATAAAATAAAAGTAAATCCTGAAGGGGATTTTGCTATAGTTATGATTGATTTAGATAACTTTAAAAGAGTTAATGATCTATACGGCCATCAAGTGGGAGACAATGTTCTTATAGAGGCAGCTAGAATAATATCAAATTCTGTAAATAAAGAAGACATAGTTGCAAGATATGGTGGAGAAGAAATTGTACTCTATATAAATAATGTACAAGACCATGAAATTATTTATAGGAAAATTAATAACATTAGGGTCAGGATAAATGAAAATAGTCTTGAGACTAATGGAGCTAAGGTGAAATTCAGCGCTAGTTTTGGAATAGGGTATTATGAAGAAGGCATAAGAGATTTAAACAAGGTATTAAATGTGGCAGATACAATGATGTACAATGCTAAAAGATGGGGAAAGAATATGGTTGTTAGTGCATAA
- a CDS encoding cation:proton antiporter, whose translation MHQIYLDLAIILISTKIGGMLSNKFKMPSVLGALIAGVLIGPSVLNIVQDSEGLKLLSNLGVVMLMFLAGMETDLNELKKAGLSSFLIAMGGVIVPFIFGTLCAYGFFSDFYENIFIGVILTATSVSISVETLNELGKLKTRAGMNILGAAVIDDIIGLIIVSFVLSLAQTAKTGGSGGIGTVMLMVSVKVIIFCIVSVIVIVFLPRLLNILAEKERNFSMLTIIAISLGLTFAFIAEELGIAAITGAYVCGLVISAVNKKETIVHKVKNISSYFLTPVFFASIGLATNIKSINTSMLLLSILLLLTAVLGKVFGCGIVAKLYGMSNGEAIQIGAGMVSRGEVALITTNLGLQAGIITENLYIPTLIVVVVTTLITPILLKMAFSYKVKQTT comes from the coding sequence ATGCATCAGATTTATTTAGATTTAGCAATAATATTAATATCGACTAAGATTGGAGGAATGCTAAGTAATAAATTTAAAATGCCTTCAGTTCTTGGGGCCTTAATTGCAGGAGTATTGATTGGACCTTCAGTACTTAATATAGTACAGGATAGTGAAGGATTAAAGCTTCTTTCCAATTTAGGAGTTGTAATGCTTATGTTTTTAGCAGGAATGGAGACAGATCTAAACGAACTTAAAAAGGCTGGATTATCATCATTTCTCATAGCTATGGGGGGGGTAATAGTTCCGTTTATTTTTGGTACGCTATGTGCGTATGGCTTTTTTAGTGATTTTTATGAAAATATTTTTATTGGTGTTATTCTTACAGCTACAAGTGTAAGCATATCAGTAGAAACTCTTAATGAATTGGGAAAATTAAAAACAAGGGCTGGAATGAACATTTTAGGAGCAGCAGTTATAGATGATATTATTGGGCTGATAATAGTATCTTTCGTCTTAAGCCTAGCACAGACAGCAAAGACTGGAGGTTCTGGAGGTATTGGTACAGTTATGCTAATGGTTTCTGTGAAGGTGATAATTTTCTGCATTGTATCTGTAATTGTAATTGTATTTTTGCCAAGGTTATTAAATATACTTGCAGAAAAAGAGAGAAATTTTTCTATGCTAACAATAATAGCAATTTCACTTGGATTAACCTTTGCATTTATTGCTGAAGAGTTAGGCATTGCAGCTATAACGGGAGCTTATGTCTGTGGATTAGTTATTTCAGCTGTTAATAAAAAAGAAACAATTGTGCATAAAGTAAAAAATATTTCTTCTTATTTTTTAACACCTGTTTTTTTTGCTAGCATAGGGCTTGCTACTAATATTAAATCTATAAATACAAGTATGCTATTATTATCCATACTTCTATTGCTTACAGCAGTACTTGGAAAGGTTTTTGGCTGTGGTATAGTAGCCAAGCTGTATGGAATGTCCAATGGAGAAGCAATACAGATAGGAGCTGGGATGGTATCAAGAGGTGAAGTAGCCCTTATAACTACTAATTTAGGGCTCCAGGCAGGTATTATAACAGAAAACTTATATATTCCAACCCTTATTGTGGTTGTGGTTACCACATTAATAACTCCTATATTACTTAAAATGGCATTCTCCTATAAAGTAAAGCAAACAACTTAA
- a CDS encoding MutS-related protein: MDEKRELERNEQLMKSCFQLSLAFAALTAYFSYMLAQRRGSIFYYGFVLTAILILAALYFRSKHKRYMDLLVLKTEWGKQVNRKRNLKNIKTLFTYVKGENKDVFYIDDQTWEDLTMDKIYEELDRTHTTPGEQLLYYILRTPAFKNDILLKRKAIIDLFKANKEVREEIQLKLFNLGRDPQNSAAELIWSEIPPKNNMRLLFNLLASLPIVSVIIMPFNLSLGITLLIALFGVNLYIHYTKGKEISSYVDGINYLAGLISTAKQVSNIKAVELEECINVLKENAEVCSKIAKKTSSIGRTEGIDMFADYVYILTLSKERQYYNAINRISSYRKELKTLLMTLGELDALLSIASYREGIKNYTEPCLDNEKAHLNVEGVRHPLIKEPIPNSISIDESGIVLTGSNMSGKSTFLRTIGVNALFAQTIYTCCAESYCGSFFKVISSISPSDNLLVGKSYYLGEAEALLRIIKSCDKEVPSLCIIDEIFRGTNPIERISASAEILNYLVDNNNLVIVATHDLELTEMVNNYGCYYFTEDVDDEGLKFDYKLKKGVSPTRNAIKLLKYLGYPSEIIDRTNSRVDKITEENV; encoded by the coding sequence ATGGATGAAAAAAGAGAATTAGAAAGAAATGAACAACTAATGAAGTCTTGTTTCCAGCTTAGCTTAGCTTTTGCAGCCTTAACTGCCTATTTTTCTTATATGCTTGCACAAAGGAGAGGTAGTATTTTTTATTATGGATTTGTCTTAACTGCCATATTGATATTGGCTGCTTTATATTTTAGATCAAAGCATAAAAGATATATGGATTTACTTGTATTAAAGACTGAGTGGGGGAAGCAGGTTAATAGAAAAAGGAATCTGAAGAATATTAAAACTCTTTTTACCTATGTAAAAGGAGAAAACAAAGATGTATTCTATATTGATGATCAAACCTGGGAAGACTTAACAATGGACAAAATATATGAAGAATTGGATAGAACTCATACAACTCCAGGAGAACAGCTGCTATATTATATTCTTAGAACTCCTGCGTTTAAAAACGATATTCTATTAAAGAGAAAAGCTATTATAGATTTATTTAAGGCAAACAAAGAGGTAAGAGAAGAAATACAATTAAAGCTTTTTAATCTAGGAAGGGACCCTCAAAATAGTGCTGCAGAACTTATTTGGAGCGAGATACCTCCTAAGAACAATATGAGGTTATTATTCAATTTGCTTGCTTCACTGCCAATTGTCTCCGTGATTATTATGCCTTTCAATTTATCTCTGGGTATAACTCTATTGATTGCGCTATTTGGAGTGAATTTATATATACACTATACTAAAGGTAAAGAAATATCATCTTATGTAGATGGTATAAATTATCTTGCGGGACTCATAAGTACCGCAAAACAGGTTTCTAATATTAAGGCAGTGGAGCTTGAGGAATGCATAAATGTACTGAAGGAAAATGCAGAAGTTTGCTCAAAAATAGCTAAAAAGACTTCTTCCATCGGACGTACTGAAGGAATAGATATGTTTGCTGATTATGTGTATATTCTGACTCTTTCTAAGGAAAGGCAGTACTATAATGCTATTAACCGTATAAGCAGCTATAGAAAAGAATTAAAGACACTGCTTATGACCTTGGGTGAATTAGATGCATTACTTTCTATAGCATCCTATAGGGAGGGTATAAAAAATTATACAGAACCATGTCTTGATAACGAAAAAGCGCACCTAAATGTAGAAGGAGTAAGACATCCATTAATAAAGGAGCCAATCCCCAATTCTATTTCAATAGATGAAAGTGGAATTGTTCTTACGGGCTCCAATATGTCTGGAAAATCGACTTTTCTTAGAACTATTGGTGTGAATGCACTATTTGCTCAAACAATTTATACTTGCTGTGCAGAAAGTTACTGTGGAAGCTTCTTTAAAGTAATTAGTTCAATAAGTCCAAGCGATAATTTACTTGTAGGAAAAAGCTACTACTTAGGAGAAGCAGAAGCATTACTTAGAATAATTAAATCCTGTGATAAAGAGGTTCCGTCTTTATGTATTATAGATGAAATTTTCAGGGGGACAAATCCAATAGAGAGAATAAGTGCATCAGCTGAGATTTTAAACTATCTTGTGGATAATAACAATCTTGTAATAGTTGCAACTCATGATTTAGAACTTACTGAGATGGTAAATAATTATGGTTGCTATTATTTCACTGAGGATGTTGATGACGAAGGCTTAAAGTTTGACTATAAGCTTAAAAAAGGTGTATCTCCTACTAGAAATGCAATAAAATTACTTAAATATTTAGGATATCCCAGCGAGATTATCGATAGAACAAACAGTAGAGTCGATAAGATTACCGAGGAAAATGTTTAG
- a CDS encoding glutathionylspermidine synthase family protein translates to MRRKQRELSEELLFNYYMISSKWEEEIYSPFPFCIDRALFNCMVQAAEVLDNLVNRLLKNIVENKKSIPFEMGDFPLKDNIIYSNGKLMPFFWCRYDAFIRESGGVFFSEFNYDKPCAQREIAASYKLCGKNSPNEKFIEEFKKGFLCLWEEYNCRKSDIPKKPIVAILVSPSHYEELHLSYLYSDWLEEIGFETIIAGDKNLHVEGKSVKVFDKKVDVILRQFPTEFFYEVSSSEKVIELFDQDEILIINDPRAIIAQVKSLFAYLWEMVLEKSDFITEEEVRVIRNTIPYTIMFNNSSIDELYKNKDKYVIKSIYGRYSEEVYIGCMHSEEEWKETIQYVIESNRPHLIQEFCPIRKEKVIRPVENGYKEVDGFCNLGVYLTLGKFSGICTRWSEDYLTRDDRIWISPIALRDASINLLELNDEFRIKHWNEINEKAMFEHQYTGGYGNLQETFTLDSIILSKSMYNEIEEATKAIINIFKKTKSLVQKNSELLCPVLGINDNIAKLVKNDYTDTLCFIGRFDWAINTFGELKLLEFNSETPAGIMEATVLNELIYKRFYNEYTNPNADFKEAIRSSFVNIIKDCQRKHLVKNVGFVSTIYYEDLYNTSSILDIIKDLPFNFISGEISGLKEENGKLYLYGTPIDAVYRYYPLDWLEKDTYYSGVVECFNNNSLSINSVSTFITQSKAFLALIWELIPQNFYSVEEKKCIEKYIPKTTLSEKMLNTEDYCIKPFFGREGQSVKFSFDDGFGYNSEQDIIFQERIDIDNIRLNVYNTIGSSNEIMYPIIGAYVTEDKFSGIYTRAGERVTDNWAIYLPTYIER, encoded by the coding sequence ATGAGACGTAAGCAGAGGGAGCTTTCAGAAGAACTACTGTTTAATTATTATATGATTAGTTCTAAATGGGAAGAGGAAATATATTCACCTTTTCCTTTTTGTATAGATAGAGCTTTATTTAATTGTATGGTCCAGGCTGCAGAAGTATTGGATAATTTAGTCAATAGGCTGCTTAAGAATATTGTAGAGAACAAAAAAAGTATTCCATTTGAAATGGGTGATTTTCCTCTAAAGGATAATATAATTTATAGTAACGGAAAGCTAATGCCCTTTTTTTGGTGTAGATATGATGCATTTATAAGGGAGTCAGGTGGAGTTTTTTTTAGTGAATTCAATTATGACAAGCCTTGTGCTCAGAGGGAAATAGCTGCTTCGTATAAGCTCTGCGGGAAAAATAGTCCTAACGAGAAATTCATTGAAGAATTTAAAAAGGGCTTTTTATGCTTATGGGAAGAATACAATTGTAGAAAAAGTGATATACCTAAAAAGCCTATAGTGGCAATTCTTGTTTCTCCAAGTCATTATGAAGAACTGCATCTTTCATACCTTTATTCAGACTGGCTAGAAGAAATAGGTTTTGAAACAATCATTGCAGGAGATAAAAATCTCCATGTAGAGGGTAAGTCAGTAAAGGTGTTTGATAAAAAGGTAGATGTTATTCTTAGGCAATTTCCTACAGAGTTCTTCTATGAGGTAAGCAGTAGTGAAAAAGTAATAGAACTTTTTGATCAAGATGAAATTTTGATTATTAATGACCCAAGAGCTATTATTGCCCAAGTTAAAAGTTTGTTTGCATATTTATGGGAAATGGTTTTAGAAAAATCTGATTTTATTACCGAAGAAGAAGTGAGAGTGATAAGAAATACTATTCCCTATACTATCATGTTTAATAATAGCTCAATAGATGAATTATATAAAAATAAGGATAAATATGTTATAAAGTCTATTTATGGTAGGTATAGTGAAGAGGTATATATTGGCTGTATGCATAGCGAAGAGGAGTGGAAAGAGACAATCCAGTATGTTATAGAAAGTAATAGACCTCATCTTATACAAGAATTTTGTCCTATAAGAAAAGAAAAAGTAATTAGACCTGTAGAAAATGGCTATAAAGAAGTAGATGGATTTTGTAATTTAGGTGTATATTTAACTCTAGGCAAGTTTTCTGGAATATGCACTAGGTGGAGTGAAGATTACTTAACTAGAGATGATAGGATATGGATTAGTCCTATTGCATTAAGAGATGCAAGTATAAATTTGCTAGAGCTAAATGATGAGTTTAGAATTAAGCATTGGAATGAAATTAATGAAAAAGCTATGTTTGAGCATCAATATACTGGAGGATATGGCAATCTTCAAGAAACCTTTACTTTGGATTCTATTATTCTTAGTAAAAGTATGTATAATGAAATAGAAGAAGCTACAAAAGCTATAATTAATATATTTAAGAAAACAAAGAGTTTGGTTCAAAAAAATTCAGAATTACTTTGTCCTGTTTTAGGAATAAATGATAATATAGCCAAATTAGTTAAGAATGATTATACTGATACATTATGCTTTATCGGAAGATTTGATTGGGCAATAAATACCTTTGGAGAACTGAAGTTATTAGAGTTTAATTCTGAAACACCTGCAGGTATCATGGAGGCTACTGTATTAAATGAACTTATTTATAAAAGGTTTTATAATGAATATACAAACCCTAATGCAGATTTTAAAGAAGCTATAAGAAGCAGCTTTGTTAATATTATTAAGGATTGTCAAAGAAAACACTTAGTAAAGAATGTTGGTTTCGTTTCAACTATTTACTATGAGGATTTGTACAATACAAGCAGTATCCTAGATATAATAAAGGACTTACCTTTTAATTTTATAAGCGGTGAGATATCTGGACTAAAAGAGGAGAATGGAAAACTATATTTGTATGGAACACCGATTGATGCTGTTTATAGGTATTATCCTCTTGATTGGTTGGAGAAAGATACATATTACAGCGGGGTTGTAGAGTGCTTTAATAATAATTCTTTAAGCATAAATTCAGTTTCAACTTTTATTACTCAGAGCAAGGCGTTTTTAGCACTTATATGGGAGCTTATACCTCAGAACTTTTATAGTGTTGAAGAGAAGAAATGCATAGAAAAGTATATACCTAAAACTACTCTATCAGAAAAAATGTTAAACACAGAGGATTATTGCATAAAGCCTTTCTTTGGAAGAGAAGGACAGAGTGTTAAATTTAGCTTTGATGATGGATTCGGATATAATAGTGAACAGGATATTATTTTCCAAGAAAGAATAGATATAGATAATATAAGGTTAAATGTTTATAATACAATTGGAAGCAGTAATGAAATAATGTACCCAATAATAGGTGCATATGTTACTGAAGATAAGTTTTCGGGCATATATACAAGGGCTGGTGAGCGCGTTACAGATAACTGGGCGATCTATTTACCCACCTACATTGAAAGATAA
- a CDS encoding ABC transporter ATP-binding protein, whose amino-acid sequence MENNEKLQKNINEELEKKRKSKDLVEFKNLKTHFFTEDGIVKAVNDVSFKIKEGETVGVVGESGCGKSVTAMSLMRLIPNPPGRIVAGEILFEGRNVLNLSDSEMREIRGNEISVIFQEPMTSLNPVFTIGEQIEEVIILHQNLSKVEARKKAIEMLKLVGIPRAEEVVDSYPHELSGGMRQRAMIAMAVSCNPKLLIADEPTTALDVTIQAQILDIMKNLKDKLNTSIMLITHDLGVIAEMADYVIVMYAGKVVEEAPVIELFKNPMHPYTVGLLNSKPILNKDRERLYSIPGQVPNPIGMPENCYFSERCEKCLKLCKEKQPRLKQVSENHKVACWLY is encoded by the coding sequence ATGGAAAACAATGAAAAGCTTCAAAAAAATATAAATGAAGAGTTGGAAAAAAAGAGGAAAAGTAAGGATTTGGTAGAATTTAAAAATTTAAAGACTCACTTCTTTACTGAGGATGGAATAGTAAAAGCAGTAAACGATGTAAGCTTTAAAATAAAGGAAGGAGAAACTGTTGGTGTAGTTGGTGAATCAGGCTGCGGTAAAAGTGTAACTGCAATGTCACTGATGAGGCTTATTCCTAATCCACCAGGAAGAATAGTTGCCGGGGAAATACTTTTTGAAGGTAGAAATGTTTTAAATCTAAGTGACAGTGAAATGAGAGAAATAAGAGGAAATGAAATTTCAGTTATATTCCAAGAGCCAATGACTTCCTTAAATCCGGTATTTACTATTGGAGAACAGATAGAAGAGGTTATAATACTTCACCAGAATTTAAGCAAGGTAGAAGCAAGAAAAAAGGCAATAGAGATGCTTAAACTAGTAGGTATACCTAGAGCAGAGGAAGTAGTTGATAGTTATCCTCATGAACTAAGTGGCGGAATGAGACAGAGAGCAATGATAGCTATGGCAGTGTCTTGTAATCCTAAGCTATTAATTGCGGATGAACCAACCACAGCACTAGATGTAACTATTCAAGCTCAAATTCTAGACATAATGAAAAATTTAAAGGATAAGCTTAATACTTCAATAATGCTTATAACCCATGATTTAGGAGTTATAGCTGAAATGGCAGACTATGTAATAGTAATGTATGCGGGAAAAGTAGTGGAAGAAGCACCAGTAATTGAACTTTTTAAAAATCCAATGCATCCATATACAGTTGGACTTTTAAATTCGAAACCAATATTAAACAAGGATAGGGAAAGACTTTATTCTATACCTGGTCAGGTTCCTAATCCTATAGGAATGCCTGAGAATTGTTACTTCTCCGAAAGATGTGAGAAGTGCTTAAAGCTATGTAAGGAAAAGCAGCCTAGACTAAAGCAGGTAAGTGAAAACCATAAGGTAGCCTGCTGGCTTTATTAG
- the opp4C gene encoding oligopeptide ABC transporter permease gives MEADVNVNEIKKEDIISPWKIAWKRLKKNKLALTGLFILIFMVLMSIVGPWISPYDMETIDLGNVSSSPTAQHLLGTDSVGRDVLTRIMYAGRISLSVGVVAVVIEIVIGSILGAVAGYYGGVVDGIIMRIVDVFMCFPSLPILIMLGALMSDLKVRPEYRMFVVMFILGVLSWPGLCRIVRGQILSLREQEFMQAAEALGLKDRKKMFRHLLPNTFASIIVTATLGIGGAILTESALSFLGLGVTPPTPSWGNMVQVVNDLYILQTQPWLWIPPGLCIFLTVISINIFGDGLRDALDPKLKV, from the coding sequence GTGGAAGCCGATGTAAACGTAAATGAGATTAAAAAGGAAGACATAATAAGCCCGTGGAAAATAGCGTGGAAAAGGCTTAAGAAAAATAAGCTGGCTTTAACCGGGTTGTTTATTTTGATATTCATGGTACTTATGTCAATAGTTGGACCTTGGATATCTCCTTATGATATGGAAACTATAGATCTGGGTAATGTATCATCCTCACCAACAGCACAGCACCTTTTAGGTACGGATTCGGTTGGAAGAGATGTACTTACTAGAATAATGTACGCTGGAAGAATATCATTGTCAGTTGGTGTTGTTGCAGTTGTTATAGAAATAGTAATCGGAAGTATTCTTGGGGCAGTTGCAGGATACTACGGCGGTGTTGTAGATGGCATAATAATGAGAATTGTTGATGTTTTTATGTGTTTCCCAAGCTTACCAATATTAATAATGCTTGGAGCCTTGATGTCAGATTTAAAAGTTAGACCGGAATATAGAATGTTTGTAGTTATGTTTATTCTTGGTGTATTGAGTTGGCCGGGACTCTGCAGAATTGTAAGAGGACAAATATTATCCTTAAGGGAGCAGGAATTTATGCAGGCAGCTGAAGCTCTTGGCCTAAAGGATAGAAAAAAGATGTTTAGACATCTACTTCCAAATACCTTCGCTTCAATAATAGTAACAGCTACACTTGGTATAGGCGGAGCAATACTTACTGAATCAGCATTAAGCTTCCTAGGTCTTGGAGTTACACCACCAACACCTTCATGGGGCAATATGGTTCAAGTAGTTAACGATCTTTATATCCTCCAAACTCAACCATGGCTTTGGATTCCACCAGGACTATGCATATTCTTAACAGTTATATCCATAAACATTTTTGGTGATGGACTTAGAGATGCATTAGATCCAAAACTAAAGGTATAG
- a CDS encoding ABC transporter permease — MRQYIIRRLLQMIPVLIGISLVVFLIFSLAPGDAISGSMNPKLSAARKAELRHQMHLDEPKYVQYGYWAKNVFTKGYFGESFYYMKPVSKVMNDYIWNSFYLSLASFILSVLLAVPIGIISATKQYSGFDSFFTVFALIGISMPSFFFGLLLIKWFAVDLHIFPVSGMHTPGAHYTGFKNFIDVMYHMLLPLIVLTLGSVASLMRYTRSSMLEVIRQDYVRTARAKGLKEKVVIYKHALRNALIPVITILGFSLPGLFSGAIMTETIFNWPGIGPIELQAVNGRDYYLLMGITMLLSLLTLLGNLIADISYAIVDPRIRLK, encoded by the coding sequence ATGAGGCAGTATATCATTAGAAGATTGCTACAGATGATACCAGTGCTAATTGGAATATCGCTAGTAGTATTTTTGATATTCTCACTGGCTCCAGGGGATGCTATATCGGGCAGTATGAACCCTAAGCTTAGTGCAGCAAGAAAAGCTGAACTTAGACATCAAATGCATTTGGACGAGCCTAAGTATGTTCAATATGGCTACTGGGCTAAGAATGTATTTACAAAAGGATATTTTGGAGAATCCTTCTATTATATGAAACCTGTAAGTAAAGTTATGAATGATTATATATGGAATTCCTTTTATTTATCACTAGCTAGCTTTATTTTGAGTGTGCTCTTAGCAGTACCTATAGGCATTATATCTGCAACAAAGCAGTATTCCGGATTTGATTCATTCTTCACTGTATTTGCATTGATTGGTATTTCCATGCCATCCTTCTTCTTTGGGCTTTTGCTCATAAAGTGGTTTGCGGTAGACTTGCATATTTTTCCGGTTTCGGGCATGCATACTCCAGGAGCGCATTATACTGGCTTTAAGAATTTTATAGATGTAATGTACCACATGCTTTTACCTCTTATAGTATTAACCTTGGGCAGTGTTGCAAGTTTAATGAGGTATACTCGTTCAAGTATGCTGGAGGTTATTAGGCAGGATTATGTTAGAACAGCAAGAGCTAAAGGATTAAAAGAGAAGGTAGTTATATATAAGCATGCACTTAGAAATGCCTTGATACCTGTAATTACTATATTGGGTTTCTCACTACCTGGATTGTTCTCGGGTGCTATTATGACAGAAACTATATTTAACTGGCCAGGTATAGGACCAATTGAGCTCCAGGCAGTAAATGGCAGAGATTACTACTTATTGATGGGTATTACTATGTTGCTTTCGCTTCTGACACTTCTTGGTAATCTTATAGCTGATATATCCTATGCAATTGTTGACCCAAGAATAAGACTTAAGTAG